The Lutra lutra chromosome 15, mLutLut1.2, whole genome shotgun sequence genome includes a region encoding these proteins:
- the ADORA1 gene encoding adenosine receptor A1 isoform X3, which produces MEWWEQKAWLEKAQERRKRNRRQLTPEELSTTLGCEAAGGTEVRPRKDFLIDEEMLWSGGLMVGVDSLERFPRYKTVVTPRRAAVAIAGCWILSFVVGLTPMFGWNRLGEVERAWAANGSEGEPVIECEFEKVISMEYMVYFNFFVWVLPPLLLMVLIYLEVFYLIRKQLNKKVSASSGDPQKYYGKELKIAKSLALILFLFALSWLPLHILNCITLFCPSCRKPSVLIYIAIFLTHGNSAMNPIVYAFRIQKFRVTFLKIWNDHFRCQPSPPIDEDPPEEGPHD; this is translated from the exons GCCTGAAGAGCTAAGTACCACCTTGGGTTGTGAGGCAGCAGGAGGGACTGAAGTTAGACCCAGGAAGGACTTCCTGATAGATGAGGAGATGCTCTGGAGTGGAGGCCTGATGGTGGGAGTGGACTCTTTGGAAAGATTTCCAAG gtacAAGACGGTGGTGACTCCCCGGAGGGCGGCGGTGGCCATCGCTGGCTGCTGGATTCTCTCCTTCGTGGTGGGCCTGACACCCATGTTCGGCTGGAACAGGCTGGGGGAGGTGGAGCGGGCCTGGGCGGCCAATGGCAGCGAGGGCGAGCCCGTGATTGAGTGCGAGTTTGAGAAGGTCATCAGCATGGAGTACATGGTCTACTTCAATTTCTTTGTCTGGGTGCTGCCCCCGCTGCTGCTCATGGTCCTCATCTACCTGGAGGTCTTCTACCTGATCCGCAAGCAGCTCAACAAGAAGGTGTCCGCCTCCTCTGGGGACCCGCAGAAGTACTACGGGAAGGAGCTGAAGATCGCCAAGTCGCTGGccctcatcctcttcctcttcGCCCTCAGCTGGCTGCCTCTGCACATTCTGAACTGCATCACCCTCTTTTGCCCTTCCTGCCGGAAGCCCAGTGTCCTCATCTACATCGCCATCTTCCTCACTCACGGCAACTCAGCCATGAACCCCATCGTCTACGCCTTCCGCATCCAGAAGTTCCGGGTCACCTTCCTTAAGATTTGGAATGACCATTTCCGCTGCCAGCCCTCACCCCCCATTGACGAGGACCCCCCAGAAGAGGGGCCCCACGACTAG
- the ADORA1 gene encoding adenosine receptor A1 isoform X4, with the protein MEWWEQKAWLEKAQERRKRNRRQLTYKTVVTPRRAAVAIAGCWILSFVVGLTPMFGWNRLGEVERAWAANGSEGEPVIECEFEKVISMEYMVYFNFFVWVLPPLLLMVLIYLEVFYLIRKQLNKKVSASSGDPQKYYGKELKIAKSLALILFLFALSWLPLHILNCITLFCPSCRKPSVLIYIAIFLTHGNSAMNPIVYAFRIQKFRVTFLKIWNDHFRCQPSPPIDEDPPEEGPHD; encoded by the coding sequence gtacAAGACGGTGGTGACTCCCCGGAGGGCGGCGGTGGCCATCGCTGGCTGCTGGATTCTCTCCTTCGTGGTGGGCCTGACACCCATGTTCGGCTGGAACAGGCTGGGGGAGGTGGAGCGGGCCTGGGCGGCCAATGGCAGCGAGGGCGAGCCCGTGATTGAGTGCGAGTTTGAGAAGGTCATCAGCATGGAGTACATGGTCTACTTCAATTTCTTTGTCTGGGTGCTGCCCCCGCTGCTGCTCATGGTCCTCATCTACCTGGAGGTCTTCTACCTGATCCGCAAGCAGCTCAACAAGAAGGTGTCCGCCTCCTCTGGGGACCCGCAGAAGTACTACGGGAAGGAGCTGAAGATCGCCAAGTCGCTGGccctcatcctcttcctcttcGCCCTCAGCTGGCTGCCTCTGCACATTCTGAACTGCATCACCCTCTTTTGCCCTTCCTGCCGGAAGCCCAGTGTCCTCATCTACATCGCCATCTTCCTCACTCACGGCAACTCAGCCATGAACCCCATCGTCTACGCCTTCCGCATCCAGAAGTTCCGGGTCACCTTCCTTAAGATTTGGAATGACCATTTCCGCTGCCAGCCCTCACCCCCCATTGACGAGGACCCCCCAGAAGAGGGGCCCCACGACTAG